One segment of Micromonospora parathelypteridis DNA contains the following:
- a CDS encoding adenosylcobinamide-GDP ribazoletransferase produces the protein MPAESRFLAGTRLAVTTFTTLPVRAGRIDRPVAGTAMALAPVVGALLGALLAGVLLLTGAFAPPLVAAGVTVGAAALLTRGLHLDGLADTVDALGSYRRGAAALEIMKKPDVGPFGVVALVVVLLVQAAALADLAGRSWPACLAAVAAATAAGRFGVTLACRRGVPAARPDGLGALVAGTVGPVALAVGAVAVVLLAVPAVPGHPWQGPLAVAAALAVAVGLLTHVVRRLGGITGDVLGATVEVVTTLVYLGLVLSG, from the coding sequence GTGCCGGCTGAGTCGCGGTTCCTCGCGGGAACCCGGCTGGCGGTCACCACGTTCACCACGCTGCCGGTGCGGGCCGGACGAATCGACCGCCCGGTCGCCGGCACCGCGATGGCTCTCGCCCCGGTGGTCGGAGCGCTGCTCGGCGCCCTGCTGGCCGGCGTGCTGCTGCTGACCGGCGCGTTCGCTCCCCCGCTGGTGGCCGCCGGTGTGACGGTTGGCGCCGCCGCGCTGCTCACCCGCGGGCTGCACCTGGACGGGCTGGCCGACACCGTGGACGCGCTCGGCTCGTACCGGCGGGGCGCGGCAGCGCTGGAGATCATGAAGAAGCCGGACGTCGGCCCGTTCGGGGTGGTCGCGCTGGTGGTCGTACTCCTGGTGCAGGCGGCGGCGCTCGCCGACCTGGCGGGGCGGTCCTGGCCGGCGTGTCTCGCGGCGGTGGCCGCGGCGACCGCCGCCGGGCGGTTCGGCGTCACGCTGGCCTGTCGGCGGGGAGTGCCGGCGGCCCGGCCGGACGGGCTCGGCGCGCTCGTGGCCGGCACGGTCGGCCCGGTGGCACTGGCCGTCGGCGCGGTCGCCGTCGTGCTGCTGGCGGTGCCCGCGGTGCCGGGCCACCCGTGGCAGGGGCCACTGGCCGTCGCGGCCGCGCTCGCCGTCGCGGTCGGCCTGCTGACCCACGTGGTACGACGGCTGGGCGGGATAACCGGGGACGTCCTCGGCGCGACCGTCGAGGTGGTCACCACGCTGGTCTACCTCGGTCTGGTGCTGTCCGGCTGA
- a CDS encoding DUF2314 domain-containing protein, translating into MLITDDFLPVPVPESLSATYLVPMAGLPKVSAKTAVAALTGRLAEPVHGLARQMLDSPLMSVDTRPIADFPELPPDLLTAFGATEEQLARLAAATHLVVVQAEYRPGWPPAHEWAARAVAAAVAESVDSDVVDVFGLQFLDPATALRSLPDEQGRIRLVDWVLVPYSSDTEGLWFTTKGLRRFGLLELQTQGVPDHLTRAWGAVMTGAARRLLRDWTDGLTGEEVPAFVQLPVLATVTGHDIAVAYGNPEQHGATAPVLLRLELDPATDPEADSFLSLRPPAGHRGSDGRYYAAACATLFSGIQPDVRYARSGDAMSRAVATARAALGDARARFVAGRLPTESQLVVKYGLPGDDGPEYVWAGVTSWETAERIIGVSASDAATDPSVRIGAPVVVEATEVVDWAVLDATGVIEGGWTQAVLDSGEPPTP; encoded by the coding sequence ATGCTCATCACGGACGACTTCCTGCCCGTACCGGTGCCGGAGTCGCTCAGCGCGACCTACCTGGTGCCGATGGCGGGGCTACCGAAGGTCAGCGCGAAGACCGCGGTGGCGGCGCTGACCGGCCGGCTGGCCGAGCCGGTGCACGGGCTGGCCCGGCAGATGCTGGACAGCCCGCTGATGAGCGTCGACACCCGGCCCATCGCCGACTTTCCCGAGCTGCCGCCGGACCTGCTCACGGCGTTCGGCGCCACCGAGGAGCAGCTGGCCCGGCTGGCCGCGGCGACCCACCTGGTGGTCGTGCAGGCCGAATACCGGCCCGGTTGGCCGCCCGCGCACGAGTGGGCGGCCCGCGCGGTCGCGGCTGCCGTGGCGGAGTCCGTCGACAGCGACGTGGTGGACGTCTTCGGTCTGCAGTTCCTCGACCCGGCGACCGCGCTGCGCTCACTCCCCGACGAGCAGGGCCGGATCCGGCTGGTCGACTGGGTGCTGGTGCCGTACTCCTCGGACACCGAGGGGCTGTGGTTCACCACCAAGGGGCTGCGCCGCTTCGGGCTGCTCGAGTTGCAGACCCAGGGGGTGCCCGACCACCTCACCCGCGCCTGGGGTGCGGTGATGACCGGGGCGGCACGCCGACTGCTGCGGGACTGGACCGACGGGCTCACCGGCGAGGAGGTGCCGGCGTTCGTGCAACTGCCGGTGCTGGCCACGGTCACCGGGCACGACATCGCGGTGGCGTACGGCAACCCGGAACAGCACGGCGCGACCGCCCCGGTGCTGCTGCGCCTGGAACTGGACCCGGCGACCGACCCGGAGGCCGACTCGTTCCTCAGCCTGCGTCCGCCGGCCGGGCACCGGGGGTCGGACGGGCGCTACTACGCGGCGGCCTGCGCGACCCTGTTCTCCGGGATCCAACCGGACGTGCGCTACGCCCGATCGGGTGACGCGATGAGCCGGGCGGTCGCCACTGCCCGGGCGGCGCTGGGTGACGCGCGGGCCCGGTTCGTCGCGGGCCGTCTCCCAACGGAGTCGCAGCTGGTGGTCAAGTACGGCCTGCCCGGCGACGACGGCCCGGAGTACGTCTGGGCCGGCGTCACCTCGTGGGAGACCGCGGAGCGGATCATCGGTGTGAGCGCCAGCGACGCCGCCACCGACCCGAGCGTGCGGATCGGCGCTCCGGTGGTGGTGGAGGCGACCGAGGTGGTCGACTGGGCGGTCCTGGACGCCACCGGCGTCATCGAGGGCGGCTGGACCCAAGCCGTCCTGGACTCCGGCGAACCCCCAACCCCCTAA
- the gcvT gene encoding glycine cleavage system aminomethyltransferase GcvT: MTDVTYDAAATRLRRSPLHERHIAAGAKFAPFGGWEMPLEYAGGGVLKEHTAVRTAVGVFDVSHLGKARVSGPGAADFVNACLSNDLGRIGPGRAQYTLCCDDATGGVVDDIIAYLYADDHVFLIPNAANTGEVVRRLRAAAPAQVTVTDEHEAYAVLAVQGPRAAELLAALDLPTEHGYMSFSAASLAGVELTVCRTGYTGELGYELVVPAEHAVAVWDALFATGKAFELRACGLAARDTLRTEMGYPLHGQDLSLDITPVQARSGWAVGWDKPAFWGRDALLAEKAAGPRRTLRGLVAVDRAIPRPGMTLHVGDTQVGTVTSGTFSPTRKQGIALALLNTDANLSEGDEVEIDIRGRRAPLKLTKPPFVTPSVK, encoded by the coding sequence ATGACCGACGTGACCTACGACGCCGCCGCGACCCGGCTGCGCCGTTCCCCGCTGCACGAGCGGCACATCGCCGCCGGCGCCAAGTTCGCCCCGTTCGGGGGCTGGGAGATGCCGCTGGAGTACGCCGGCGGCGGGGTGCTCAAGGAGCACACCGCGGTGCGTACCGCGGTCGGGGTCTTCGACGTGTCGCATCTGGGCAAGGCCCGGGTGAGCGGCCCCGGGGCTGCCGACTTCGTCAACGCCTGCCTCAGCAACGACCTGGGCCGGATCGGTCCGGGGCGGGCGCAGTACACGCTCTGCTGTGACGACGCCACCGGCGGCGTGGTCGACGACATCATCGCCTACCTGTACGCCGACGACCACGTCTTCCTCATCCCGAACGCGGCGAACACCGGTGAGGTGGTGCGCCGGTTGCGCGCCGCGGCGCCCGCGCAGGTCACCGTCACCGACGAGCACGAGGCGTACGCCGTGCTGGCCGTGCAGGGCCCCCGCGCGGCCGAGTTGCTGGCCGCTCTCGACCTGCCCACCGAGCACGGCTACATGAGCTTCTCCGCGGCGAGCCTGGCCGGGGTGGAGCTGACCGTCTGCCGTACCGGCTACACGGGCGAGTTGGGCTACGAGTTGGTGGTGCCGGCGGAGCACGCGGTGGCCGTCTGGGACGCGCTCTTCGCCACCGGGAAGGCGTTCGAACTGCGGGCCTGCGGCCTGGCCGCCCGGGACACGCTGCGTACCGAGATGGGCTACCCGCTGCACGGGCAGGACCTTTCCCTGGACATCACCCCGGTGCAGGCCCGCTCCGGCTGGGCGGTCGGTTGGGACAAGCCGGCCTTCTGGGGGCGTGACGCGCTGCTCGCCGAGAAGGCCGCCGGCCCCCGGCGTACGCTGCGCGGCCTGGTAGCCGTCGACCGGGCCATTCCGCGGCCCGGGATGACCCTGCACGTGGGCGACACCCAGGTCGGCACGGTAACCAGCGGCACCTTTTCCCCGACCCGCAAGCAGGGCATCGCGCTGGCCCTGCTGAACACCGACGCCAACCTGTCCGAAGGCGACGAGGTCGAGATCGACATCCGAGGCCGCCGAGCCCCCCTGAAGCTAACCAAACCCCCCTTCGTAACCCCCTCAGTGAAGTAA